GGGCAAAAGTATCTTGGTATACCTGATTCTATCTTCATTGAGATCCCGTGAAGACATCTGATAGCGATACTCACGGTCCATGAGAACCACAGGTGACGGGGTGGAAGTGACTTCCGGCAAGGCATTTACAAAGAGTTGTACAGTTTGCACGTTTGTGATGTATCCATCAGTCACACTTACCTTGAATTGGGCCTGATTGATCTGGTCAATTCCCGGGGTCCACTTTACAACGGAACCATCGACGAGATGAACACCAGTTGGTGCATCAAATACTTTATAAACCAGTTGCTGGTCAGTATTTAAGTCTAGAGCCTTGATTTCATAAACATACTCCTGACCGGCAATAGCCATTGTATCTGCTTTAGATACGATCACTGGTGGTGCATTGGCATAGACGGCAAATTTGTAAGTATCTGAACTGTACTTGTCCGAAACTTTTACAAAAATTTCATTCCAACCTTTTTGAGTTTTGGTTGGGGTCCATGTGATTTGACCTGCAGGAGAAATTTTCATCCCCTTGGGAGCAGTTAGAAATGCATAACTTAATTTTTGATCTTTATTCAGATCGGTAACTGGTAGCGAGGTGGTATAGGGTCGGGCAACTGTGGCAAGTGTGTCGCTCACGCTGCCCAGAACAGGAGCCCCGTTTACATATACGGTTACCTTTTGCAAGTCATCTCTCAGACCATCAGTTACGGAAATTGTAAAATTCTGCTTACCCAATTCTGCCTCAGTCGGTGTCCAGGTGATCTGTCCACGACGACTGATGGTCAAATTGGGTATGCTGCTCTCAGAGAGCAGAAAACTGATGTCCTGGTTGTTGTTGGGGTCATTGACCTCGACCTTGTAGTTCCAGGGTTTACCCACAGGGACATGTTCTTCATATTTTGAGATAATGATGGGTGGTGTGTTGACAAAGATGGTGAATGAATCCAGCATGGAGGACATATCATCAGTCAATTCAAAGAGAATATCATGGAAGCCAGTCTGTTGAGATTCTGGTGTCCAGGTGATTCGCCCCGAAGATTCAAGGATCAGACTTTTAGGTGTCCGCAGTGGGATCAGTCGTGCACTGTTATTGCTGTTTTTGTCCTGAATATTGACTTGTCCGATATATGGCTCGTTGATGAAAGCGACTGGGCCTGGTTTTTCAAGAACCAGGGGTAGGATATTCACATAAAGCGTAAATTTTTGTAAAACTCTCTCGAAACCATCGCTAACGCTCAAGGTAACATATTGCGAATCGAGTTGGGTGTCGCTTGGGAGCCAGCGGACCAGCCCTTCTTCATCGACCTGCATACCTGCTGGGGCCGAGATCAATTCGAATTCAAAATACTGCTCTTCGTTCAAATCTTCCAACTGAACCTGATAAAGATATTGTTGTCCCGTTTGAGCCAGGGGTGGCGGCGTTGAAAAAATTTCAGGGATATGGTTTACGTAAAGGGTAAATGCCGTATCCAATTGTTGCCCAAATGAATAGGAAATCTGATGATATCCCAGTTGATCCTCACCAGGGTTCCATCTCAGGATAAAATCTTTACCAAGACGCATGCCTACTGGGTAGGTCTTGAATTTGACATAGGCCTGGCCTGGATCGATCTCCTCCTGGCGTGGAATCGCATGAACAAAACTTTCGTTTGCATGGAGGATTACATCTGGTGACTTGGGTTTTCTGC
This sequence is a window from Candidatus Neomarinimicrobiota bacterium. Protein-coding genes within it:
- a CDS encoding VCBS repeat-containing protein gives rise to the protein MMSKHFFSHVAVRHIWLVPLLVILMASSLWSADGLRDIRQLKDLGDLDHDGNNDFGAIRNTARNGSELIAFEMKPDGSFDITWRFALPENLVGEWADFTLTDLNLNGRPEIVAITKLISATAGNTAPWVYGFEWSGKDFDYVPTFQWGWTPDNGLYARPTQIKAGDVDNDGLTELIFSLSAPQANLLIVEFKGDLSSSNIQIEYAGMPKEMTRVPASILVAINDIDHDKIKDIVLFQKRGDKLSVAGIFSSGEDRYTTRDLADVKLLAGAGERVSASGIAIADLDGSGLEKIYLGSSRGNVYQYNSTGGGKLWKSFSSPVNQLLFSEIDGDEYTECLLRTGDRVHFLEQNKKTGDFESFAPLFDQEVYASSALPFHDGLLLEKSGPYQFMAIAPNEEDAEEVTDMAEEVDESAPTMEEEAPAPITAESEPEVVEEVQAAPEIRRKPKSPDVILHANESFVHAIPRQEEIDPGQAYVKFKTYPVGMRLGKDFILRWNPGEDQLGYHQISYSFGQQLDTAFTLYVNHIPEIFSTPPPLAQTGQQYLYQVQLEDLNEEQYFEFELISAPAGMQVDEEGLVRWLPSDTQLDSQYVTLSVSDGFERVLQKFTLYVNILPLVLEKPGPVAFINEPYIGQVNIQDKNSNNSARLIPLRTPKSLILESSGRITWTPESQQTGFHDILFELTDDMSSMLDSFTIFVNTPPIIISKYEEHVPVGKPWNYKVEVNDPNNNQDISFLLSESSIPNLTISRRGQITWTPTEAELGKQNFTISVTDGLRDDLQKVTVYVNGAPVLGSVSDTLATVARPYTTSLPVTDLNKDQKLSYAFLTAPKGMKISPAGQITWTPTKTQKGWNEIFVKVSDKYSSDTYKFAVYANAPPVIVSKADTMAIAGQEYVYEIKALDLNTDQQLVYKVFDAPTGVHLVDGSVVKWTPGIDQINQAQFKVSVTDGYITNVQTVQLFVNALPEVTSTPSPVVLMDREYRYQMSSRDLNEDRIRYTKILLPNGAEMNETDGLITWVPDGSNDGANKFIIEVTDSRGSSSYHEFEVNVFQDPKAPIRQMGAFLITLAGIGAMFIMKFLY